Proteins encoded by one window of Gordonia jinghuaiqii:
- a CDS encoding crotonase/enoyl-CoA hydratase family protein, which yields MAQPADGSATEQRILVDVDDAGVATVTLNRADKHNALDSAMFDALLDVTGTLAADRRVRAVVLHGAGKSFCSGLDLSSLGSGGGARSLLDREGDALANHAQRVSLDWGRVRAPVIVAITGNCFGGGLQIALGADIRYATPDARMSIMEVKWGLVPDMGITQTLPRLVPLDVAKELTFTGRIITGSEAHDLGLVTHVADDPLAAAQELAREIASKSPHAVQAAKRLYDETWAGAEPAAALMLESTLQVDLMGSPNQLEAVYAGMARREANFSDPD from the coding sequence GTGGCTCAACCCGCGGACGGATCGGCAACCGAGCAGAGAATCCTCGTCGACGTCGACGATGCCGGCGTCGCCACGGTCACGCTGAACCGGGCGGACAAGCACAACGCGCTCGACTCCGCGATGTTCGACGCGCTGCTGGACGTCACCGGCACCCTGGCAGCGGATCGTCGGGTCCGCGCGGTCGTCCTCCACGGCGCGGGCAAGAGCTTCTGTTCGGGTCTGGACCTGTCCAGCCTGGGCAGCGGCGGTGGCGCCAGGTCATTGCTGGACCGTGAGGGCGATGCGCTCGCGAACCACGCACAGCGTGTCTCGCTGGACTGGGGCCGCGTTCGGGCCCCGGTGATCGTCGCGATCACGGGCAACTGTTTCGGTGGCGGCCTACAGATCGCTCTCGGCGCCGACATCCGGTATGCGACCCCGGACGCCCGGATGTCGATCATGGAGGTCAAGTGGGGTCTGGTTCCCGACATGGGAATCACTCAGACCCTGCCCCGGCTCGTGCCCCTCGATGTCGCGAAGGAACTCACGTTCACCGGCCGCATCATCACCGGTTCCGAGGCACACGACCTCGGCCTCGTCACGCACGTCGCCGACGACCCGCTCGCCGCGGCCCAGGAACTCGCCCGGGAGATCGCCTCGAAGTCGCCGCACGCGGTCCAGGCCGCCAAGCGCCTCTATGACGAGACCTGGGCGGGCGCGGAACCGGCCGCAGCCCTGATGCTGGAGAGCACACTGCAGGTCGATCTCATGGGATCGCCCAACCAGCTGGAGGCGGTGTACGCGGGAATGGCGCGTCGCGAGGCGAACTTCTCCGATCCGGACTGA